In the Pseudochaenichthys georgianus chromosome 1, fPseGeo1.2, whole genome shotgun sequence genome, one interval contains:
- the foxk1 gene encoding forkhead box protein K1, protein MADYREDTGARALLALQSAPCSPVRVGVTSHYLQPSLALSGPALMDARADAGIFPGRLACPVPQALARLEGRDFEFLMRQRTVTIGRNSSHGSVDINMGHSSFISRRHLQVTCDEANGFSLRCLGKNGVFVDGVFQRRGAPPLLLPRECVFRFPSTVIKIQFMSLLQHEEHREREQLSLPPRPLLPHISPLKISIPTMQQHEEHIRAFGSPLPSPTGTISVPNSCPVSPRGAGSSGYHRYGRNVTSDLQLAAEYAAKAVSEQRRNIAEPRGGGGGEPRGESAGGDSPKDESKPPYSYAQLIVQAISSAQDKQLTLSGIYAHITKHYPYYRTADKGWQNSIRHNLSLNRYFLKVARSQDEPGKGSFWRVDSASESKLVEQAFRKRRQRGVACFRTPFGPLSSRSAPASPTHQGLLSPPSSGLQTPECLSRDGSPISHDHHEQLAHKLASVPEYRYSQSAPGSPVSGQHVIMAAPTHTSMLPSGPGKALAFIPGGGHIQPLHLLQSPSQSSVTMLRVVTSTPLTSHPPNGYSAGGAEGHSELRDAQLTRERVIQTVDSAVQGGDGRNLALGLHQLPVRPITQNGKHTAAAVATVTSFANASGLSSPLQILAAQASSSPPVLLSRQPGAESLSEHPGEPQSKRPKMEDGGGLESAQHQVTPAQQQPVIVAMTTQNHDPRK, encoded by the exons ATGGCAGACTACCGGGAAGACACCGGAGCTCGGGCTCTCCTGGCTCTACAGTCGGCACCATGCAGTCCCGTGCGCGTCGGGGTGACCTCGCACTATCTCCAGCCCTCGCTTGCCCTCTCGGGTCCTGCGTTGATGGATGCCCGCGCCGATGCCGGGATTTTCCCCGGGCGCCTCGCTTGTCCTGTTCCCCAGGCCCTGGCCAGACTGGAGGGCCGGGACTTTGAGTTCTTGATGCGCCAGAGGACGGTCACCATAGGCCGGAACTCGTCTCACGGCTCCGTGGATATCAACATGGGTCACTCGAGCTTCATTTCACGGCGACACCTGCAGGTCACATGTGACGAGGCGAACGGGTTCTCCCTCCGGTGCTTGGGCAAGAATGGCGTGTTCGTTGACGGGGTTTTCCAGCGGAGAGGGGCTCCGCCGCTGCTGCTACCCAGAGA GTGTGTGTTTCGTTTTCCAAGTACCGTCATCAAGATCCAGTTCATGTCACTCCTGCAGCACGAGGAGCACAGAGAGCGGGAGCAGCTGTCTCTTCCTCCTCGCCCGCTGCTGCCCCACATTTCCCCCCTCAAAATCAGCATTCCCACAATGCAGCAGCATGAAGAGCACATCCGGGCATTTGGCTCTCCGCTGCCTTCGCCCACAGGCACTATCAG TGTTCCTAATTCCTGTCCGGTTAGTCCTCGAGGAGCAGGGTCATCAGGGTATCATCGCTATGGACGCaacgtgacctctgacctccagTTAGCAGCTGAATACGCTGCCAAGGCTGTTTCTGAACAAAGACGAAACATTGCTGAGCCGAGAGGGGGCGGCGGCGGGGAGCCGCGGGGGGAGTCGGCTGGTGGAGACAGCCCCAAG GATGAGTCCAAGCCACCTTATTCctacgcacagctgatcgtccaGGCCATCTCTTCAGCACAGGACAAACAGCTGACTCTCAGTGGCATCTACGCCCACATCACCAAACACTACCCCTACTACCGCACTGCAGACAAGGGATGGCAG AACTCAATCAGACACAACCTGTCTCTCAACCGATACTTCCTGAAAGTGGCCCGCTCTCAGGACGAGCCGGGGAAAGGGAGCTTTTGGCGCGTGGATTCTGCTTCTGAGAGCAAGTTGGTGGAGCAAGCCTTTAGGAAAAGACGGCAACGAGGAGTGGCCTGCTTTAGGACGCCATTTGGACCTCTGTCTTCTAG gaGTGCTCCGGCGTCCCCCACCCATCAGGGGCTCCTGTCCCCCCCCTCCAGTGGTCTGCAGACTCCTGAGTGTCTGAGCAGGGACGGCTCTCCCATCTCCCACGACCACCACGAACAGCTCGCTCACAAGCTGGCTTCTGTACCCGAGTATAGGTACTCTCAAAGTGCCCCAG GGTCTCCAGTCAGTGGGCAGCACGTCATCATGGCGGCCCCCACCCACACCTCAATGCTGCCCTCAGGCCCGGGGAAAGCTCTCGCTTTCATTCCAGGTGGGGGCCACATTCAGCCCCTCCACCTCCTGCAGAGCCCCTCCCAGTCCTCCGTCACCATGCTGCGGGTCGTCACCAGCACCCCGCTAACCTCCCACCCCCCCAATGGATACAGCGCTGGAGGAGCAGAGGGCCACAGTGAGCTCAGAG ACGCCCAGCTGACCAGGGAGCGGGTGATCCAGACTGTGGACAGTGCGGTGCAGGGCGGGGACGGCAGGAACCTGGCCCTCGGTTTACATCAACTTCCTGTTCGTCCTATTACTCAGAATGGCAAACACACCGCTGCTGCTGTTGCCACAGTAACCAGCTTTGCTAATGCATCTG gcCTGAGCAGTCCTCTGCAGATCCTGGCTGCCCAGGCCTCCAGCTCCCCCCCGGTGCTGCTGAGCCGACAGCCGGGTGCAGAGTCGTTATCCGAGCACCCCGGGGAGCCGCAGTCCAAGCGGCCGAAGATGGAGGACGGGGGCGGCCTTGAATCTGCTCAGCATCAAGTCACGCCGGCTCAGCAGCAGCCTGTCATCGTTGCCATGACAACACAAAACCATGACCCCAGGAAGTAA